A stretch of Candidatus Hydrogenedens sp. DNA encodes these proteins:
- a CDS encoding thrombospondin type 3 repeat-containing protein — MLKRIKYFLLITLLFNVIAVYSYATDDPWADEVVAYFGKNQNVGFTNPQLVLGSPMGFGASLPALNGIYSIGTPGEPQESYLVVKFKTPVKDEALNPMGLDCIVYSNAFWVGGDMRRKFIEPGLIEISKDENKNGLPDDKWYVIPGSKNLNRNVFPQGLMTNTPPFVGSVVTSTSNEIVWGYADTNPTMLPYRDNYVRPDNPFIVGIDFGTGGGDAFDIAWAVDESGNPANLDEFDFIRVSTIPNILDPVYGYFATEVMAFADVAPDIDTDGDGILDEYETRVSGTDPNRPESTVFPLEVPMEWGGSPAGTELGTACNQNGTLCVSLFSSGSRTGTRDYNCNVELQTVSDPSTVGVSGLIKGGVFVQFISSINDFQSAQVALPKITVQYTAGQIEGLDESALSVYRWNGTEWTNANVNVVDRDLVNNKIGFQTQYTGILGIFSVAGEGDINPGQGHIRLVANPAQTRVAGYGEMVRIIGDEIKDANNVPVADGTMFTVNSFLLNILNGDDDTETEGLQVAVRDGELNIELEAGTVAGRGKITVQSLDNTIRGETFIEVLPGLPGYVPDVWNFGAGSNYYSFISDEIFDVYGNPVQSGVVTVDVAGGIIITRDEQPAVEGHQIPIFQGRIYFVVKPLSERKTTQLEICIYDEPHGNLLICREFDIELQALPVAGKFFNISLMLIIVAFLLMRGKMWLKDTYNVR; from the coding sequence ATGTTAAAAAGAATAAAATATTTTTTATTAATCACCCTATTATTTAATGTTATAGCGGTATATTCCTATGCTACGGATGACCCATGGGCGGATGAAGTAGTAGCCTATTTTGGCAAGAATCAGAATGTAGGTTTTACAAATCCACAATTGGTTTTAGGTTCACCAATGGGGTTTGGAGCAAGTTTGCCTGCATTAAATGGAATTTATTCTATTGGCACACCAGGTGAACCTCAAGAAAGTTACCTTGTTGTTAAATTTAAAACACCTGTGAAGGATGAAGCCCTAAATCCGATGGGGTTGGACTGTATTGTTTATTCAAATGCATTTTGGGTTGGGGGAGATATGCGGAGAAAGTTTATTGAACCGGGACTGATTGAAATATCAAAGGATGAAAATAAGAATGGGTTACCCGATGATAAATGGTATGTTATCCCCGGAAGTAAAAACTTGAATCGCAATGTTTTCCCGCAGGGTTTAATGACAAATACTCCGCCATTTGTTGGGAGTGTTGTAACTTCAACCAGTAATGAAATCGTTTGGGGATATGCGGATACGAATCCTACTATGTTACCTTACCGAGATAATTATGTAAGACCCGATAATCCCTTTATAGTAGGTATTGATTTTGGAACCGGCGGAGGTGATGCATTTGATATTGCGTGGGCTGTGGATGAATCAGGGAACCCAGCAAATCTTGATGAATTTGATTTTATACGGGTTTCAACGATACCCAATATTCTTGACCCTGTGTATGGTTATTTCGCAACGGAAGTGATGGCATTTGCAGATGTTGCACCAGATATTGATACGGACGGTGATGGGATTCTTGATGAGTATGAAACACGGGTCTCAGGGACAGACCCAAACCGACCTGAAAGCACGGTGTTCCCTCTGGAAGTCCCAATGGAGTGGGGAGGAAGTCCTGCAGGAACGGAATTAGGGACTGCATGCAATCAAAATGGTACGCTTTGTGTATCTTTATTTTCTTCAGGTAGTAGGACGGGGACAAGAGATTACAATTGTAATGTAGAGTTGCAGACAGTCTCCGACCCATCAACAGTGGGTGTGTCAGGATTAATAAAAGGGGGGGTATTTGTTCAATTTATCTCTTCTATTAATGATTTTCAATCCGCACAGGTTGCATTACCAAAGATAACCGTCCAATATACTGCAGGACAGATTGAAGGATTGGATGAATCCGCTTTGAGTGTTTATCGTTGGAATGGAACAGAATGGACAAATGCGAATGTCAATGTCGTAGATAGAGATCTTGTGAATAATAAGATAGGATTTCAGACACAATATACAGGGATATTGGGTATCTTTTCAGTAGCAGGGGAGGGCGATATTAATCCCGGTCAGGGACATATCCGTTTGGTAGCCAATCCAGCACAAACAAGAGTGGCAGGATATGGTGAGATGGTAAGAATTATTGGAGATGAAATTAAAGATGCAAATAATGTGCCTGTAGCTGATGGAACTATGTTCACGGTTAACTCTTTTTTACTAAATATACTGAATGGAGATGATGATACAGAGACCGAAGGTCTTCAGGTTGCGGTTAGAGATGGAGAATTGAATATTGAATTGGAGGCAGGGACCGTAGCAGGTAGAGGCAAAATCACCGTTCAGAGTTTAGATAATACGATACGAGGGGAAACCTTCATTGAAGTTTTACCTGGACTACCCGGCTATGTCCCGGATGTGTGGAATTTTGGGGCGGGAAGCAATTATTACAGTTTTATTTCTGATGAGATTTTCGATGTTTATGGGAATCCTGTTCAGTCGGGAGTAGTAACCGTTGATGTTGCGGGTGGAATTATTATAACGCGGGATGAACAACCTGCAGTAGAAGGACATCAGATACCCATCTTCCAGGGAAGAATTTATTTTGTTGTAAAACCTCTATCGGAGCGCAAAACTACACAATTGGAAATATGTATATATGACGAACCTCATGGAAATTTATTGATATGTCGCGAATTTGATATTGAACTTCAAGCCCTTCCTGTAGCAGGAAAATTTTTTAATATCTCTTTAATGTTAATCATAGTGGCGTTTTTGCTTATGAGGGGGAAGATGTGGCTAAAGGATACATATAATGTTCGTTGA
- a CDS encoding DUF499 domain-containing protein — protein sequence MKAFHTIANPHADIVSGRLTMDIFAADLWQVAHNEGPTEYRDADLFFQKTYETEGLKSLLKIIRGRIEGKGGDPVIQLQTPFGGGKTHSLIAIYHRARKEWDAKTVVIVGTNLEARTTLWGLLERQLMGKNELLTEFTSPGKDKLRKLLEPQQPLVILIDELLEYMTKASGYKVGESNLGGQTLAFIQELTETVSSLEKVSLVITLPSSHLEHYDNISEQMYAQLQKVTGRMEKIYTPVQDSEIASVIRQRLFRNIEMSEVKKVVNEFIKYAEKEEILPSGVEITQYRDRFLASYPFMPEVIDVLYHRWGSLPNFQRTRGVLRLLALVVGALIKEKVPYISVADFPLMKHEVREELLRYCGSEFNSVIAQDITDYNSGSERINRESGSMYKNLKLGTRTATTIFMYSFSGGEERGATLSEIKRCSTTIGNPSSAVTEAIEQLKNKLFYIQYHGGKYYFSNKPNINRILLTKKENVQDSDIQEMERELLLRNTKHDKLRVYIWERNPSNIPDTNEMKLVILPWEDKDVILNMIQKKGASPRVNCNTVFFLFPMESEREMFKNVIREYKAHKSILEDMTLQISDEQKKNIQSKVKEMDKELVETIRRLYRQVGIPTKEGYKIDDLGIATHGNVQSIVAEVYERLRSQGEILERIAPIVVKERYLKGKDYVITEQILNASYRVPGESRLLSKSVLEDAIKEGVSKGMFGLGELSGDKAVCRYFKEVPNVSFENNEVIIAENHCEPQKRGEEKSQEPVVVKNGLGTSYSTEQIIGKEAIESKREDIYEEELELNFPLPKGKVSDVMQVIKFIDGKFKEVQIIVRAREGKITRQEREKIYEALRQLGIEF from the coding sequence ATGAAGGCATTTCATACTATAGCGAATCCTCATGCGGATATAGTTTCGGGTAGGTTGACAATGGATATTTTCGCGGCGGACCTCTGGCAGGTAGCGCATAATGAAGGGCCTACGGAATATCGAGATGCGGATTTGTTTTTTCAGAAGACATATGAAACAGAAGGATTAAAGAGTCTATTAAAGATAATACGAGGTCGGATAGAGGGCAAAGGTGGTGACCCTGTGATACAGTTGCAAACGCCATTTGGTGGAGGGAAGACGCATTCCTTGATTGCTATATATCATCGGGCGAGGAAGGAATGGGATGCAAAAACTGTGGTTATTGTAGGGACTAATTTGGAGGCAAGAACGACATTGTGGGGTTTGCTGGAAAGACAATTGATGGGTAAGAATGAATTGCTTACTGAGTTTACATCACCGGGGAAAGATAAATTGCGGAAATTGTTGGAGCCACAACAACCGTTGGTGATATTGATAGATGAGTTGCTGGAATATATGACGAAGGCGAGCGGATACAAAGTGGGTGAGAGTAATTTAGGAGGGCAAACATTGGCTTTTATTCAGGAATTGACGGAAACGGTCTCATCGTTAGAAAAGGTGTCGTTGGTAATTACTTTGCCGTCAAGCCATCTGGAGCATTACGATAATATATCGGAACAGATGTATGCTCAGTTGCAGAAGGTAACGGGGCGAATGGAAAAGATTTATACTCCGGTCCAGGATTCGGAAATAGCCAGTGTCATTCGTCAGAGGTTGTTTCGAAATATTGAAATGTCCGAAGTGAAGAAGGTAGTGAATGAGTTTATAAAATATGCGGAAAAGGAAGAGATTTTACCTTCGGGTGTAGAGATTACTCAGTATCGGGACCGTTTTTTAGCATCGTATCCCTTCATGCCGGAGGTGATAGATGTTCTGTATCATCGTTGGGGTAGTCTTCCTAATTTTCAACGGACGCGGGGTGTTTTGCGATTATTGGCTCTTGTTGTAGGGGCCTTAATTAAAGAAAAGGTTCCGTATATTAGTGTTGCTGATTTTCCATTAATGAAGCATGAGGTGCGGGAGGAATTACTTCGATATTGTGGAAGTGAGTTTAATAGTGTAATAGCACAGGACATTACGGATTATAATTCTGGGAGTGAGAGAATTAATCGTGAGTCGGGAAGTATGTATAAGAATTTAAAGCTGGGAACGAGAACTGCAACAACTATTTTTATGTATTCTTTTTCAGGTGGCGAGGAAAGGGGTGCGACGTTGAGTGAAATTAAACGGTGTTCGACGACTATAGGAAATCCTTCGAGTGCGGTTACGGAGGCGATAGAACAATTAAAGAATAAGTTGTTTTATATTCAGTATCATGGGGGCAAATATTATTTTTCTAATAAACCGAATATAAATAGGATTTTATTAACTAAAAAGGAAAATGTCCAGGATTCTGATATTCAAGAGATGGAACGAGAGTTGCTTTTGAGAAACACGAAACACGATAAGTTAAGGGTATATATATGGGAGAGAAATCCATCTAATATTCCGGATACTAATGAGATGAAACTGGTAATTTTGCCGTGGGAAGATAAAGATGTTATTTTGAATATGATACAGAAAAAAGGGGCCAGTCCACGGGTAAATTGTAATACGGTATTTTTCCTTTTTCCGATGGAAAGTGAGCGAGAGATGTTTAAGAATGTTATTCGGGAATACAAGGCGCATAAATCTATATTGGAAGATATGACATTGCAAATTTCGGATGAGCAGAAGAAGAATATACAGAGTAAAGTAAAGGAGATGGACAAGGAATTGGTAGAAACGATACGGAGGTTATATCGTCAGGTAGGAATCCCTACTAAGGAAGGATATAAGATTGATGATTTGGGGATTGCAACCCATGGTAATGTGCAGAGTATTGTTGCGGAGGTGTATGAAAGACTGCGGTCGCAGGGGGAGATATTAGAACGAATCGCGCCAATAGTTGTAAAAGAGCGTTATTTGAAAGGAAAGGACTATGTGATAACAGAACAGATATTGAATGCATCGTATCGGGTACCTGGAGAGTCAAGATTGTTATCGAAGTCCGTTCTGGAAGATGCTATTAAGGAAGGGGTGAGTAAGGGCATGTTTGGTTTGGGGGAATTATCCGGTGATAAGGCTGTCTGTAGATATTTTAAGGAAGTACCGAATGTTTCCTTTGAGAATAATGAAGTGATTATTGCAGAGAATCATTGTGAACCACAAAAAAGAGGTGAAGAAAAATCTCAAGAACCTGTAGTTGTAAAGAATGGATTGGGCACATCATATTCAACAGAACAAATAATTGGTAAAGAGGCAATAGAGAGTAAGAGAGAGGACATATATGAAGAAGAACTTGAATTGAATTTTCCACTACCCAAGGGGAAGGTAAGCGATGTTATGCAAGTTATAAAGTTTATTGACGGGAAATTTAAAGAAGTGCAAATAATAGTTCGTGCCAGAGAGGGTAAGATAACAAGGCAAGAGCGTGAGAAAATTTATGAGGCTTTGAGGCAATTAGGGATAGAATTTTAA